One window from the genome of Corynebacterium sp. SCR221107 encodes:
- a CDS encoding COX15/CtaA family protein has protein sequence MSTQKKLALALLIAQGAITITGSIVRVTGSGLGCDTWPNCQEGSLVPVQGAAPAVHQAIEFGNRMLTFVLVALAVSVLIAVLSAHRRKEIVNHALFQCFGIVVQAVIGGISVLLDLQWWAVALHFLPSMILVWAAGILYTRIQEPDDGTRRTVLQSSTRGLSFISAVVMSAVLVTGTMTTGAGPHSGDEGVGMEGRLEVDIDMMAHVHAWVMYAYLAITVVLVALLIFQRAPQRSQRLGWTLIFFIIVQAAVGIAQYRLGVPLWTVPLHIGLCSFVVAFSALLFATGVERMGPNTWVTGSPEGDTKRAALAKV, from the coding sequence ATGTCCACGCAGAAGAAGCTCGCGCTGGCATTGCTGATCGCGCAAGGCGCCATCACCATTACCGGCTCCATCGTTCGTGTTACCGGTTCCGGCCTGGGCTGCGATACGTGGCCGAACTGCCAAGAAGGATCTCTGGTGCCCGTCCAAGGGGCTGCACCCGCTGTGCACCAAGCCATCGAGTTTGGTAACCGCATGCTGACCTTCGTCCTGGTTGCCCTCGCCGTCTCCGTCCTCATCGCCGTACTTTCTGCACATCGCCGCAAGGAAATCGTCAACCACGCCCTTTTCCAATGCTTCGGCATTGTCGTGCAGGCGGTCATCGGCGGCATCTCGGTTCTGCTGGATCTGCAGTGGTGGGCCGTTGCCCTGCACTTCCTGCCCTCAATGATCCTCGTGTGGGCCGCAGGCATCCTTTACACCCGCATTCAAGAACCCGATGATGGCACCCGTCGCACCGTGCTGCAAAGCAGCACCCGGGGCTTGAGCTTTATCTCTGCCGTGGTGATGTCAGCGGTGTTGGTGACCGGCACGATGACTACCGGTGCTGGCCCGCACTCCGGCGACGAGGGCGTCGGCATGGAGGGCCGCCTCGAAGTAGACATCGATATGATGGCGCACGTTCACGCCTGGGTGATGTACGCCTACCTCGCAATCACGGTGGTGCTCGTGGCCTTGCTGATCTTCCAGCGCGCCCCGCAGCGCTCGCAACGTCTCGGCTGGACCTTGATCTTCTTCATCATTGTTCAGGCTGCCGTTGGTATCGCACAGTACCGGCTGGGAGTGCCCCTGTGGACGGTTCCGCTTCACATCGGTCTGTGCTCCTTCGTCGTAGCTTTTAGCGCCTTGCTCTTTGCCACCGGCGTCGAGCGCATGGGACCGAACACGTGGGTTACGGGCAGCCCCGAGGGGGACACCAAACGCGCTGCTCTAGCCAAGGTATAG
- a CDS encoding heme o synthase — MDTIKAYIALTKPRVIELLLVATIPAMLQAERGETNILLILLTLVGGWMGAAAANTFNMVADSDIDQKMGRTRARPLVRHKVTNQQATIFAWTLTIVSFLWLWLLCNSLLAAVFVTITIMFYILIYTKILKRRTHMNIVWGGAAGCMPVVVGWAAVTDNLPEGVPHQWWQAIVLFMIIFFWTPPHTWALAMKYKDDYAAAGVPMLPVVRTAEQVTRQIVWYTLATIVTTFLLIPAAGWIYAVISVVAGIWFLVMAIVLHNGIKNGAPVKPLKLFILSNNYLALLFVGLSVDAVLGLPTIGSMLGWTTTFF; from the coding sequence TTGGACACGATCAAGGCCTATATCGCATTGACGAAGCCGAGAGTGATCGAACTCCTTTTGGTTGCCACGATTCCAGCGATGCTTCAGGCTGAGCGTGGAGAGACAAACATCCTGCTCATCTTGCTCACCCTCGTTGGTGGCTGGATGGGAGCTGCAGCTGCCAACACCTTTAACATGGTCGCCGATTCCGATATTGATCAAAAGATGGGCCGCACCCGGGCCCGTCCGTTGGTTCGGCATAAGGTCACCAACCAGCAGGCTACGATCTTTGCGTGGACGCTGACTATCGTGAGCTTCCTGTGGTTGTGGCTGCTGTGCAATTCGCTGCTTGCGGCCGTGTTCGTGACGATCACCATCATGTTCTACATCTTGATCTACACCAAGATCCTGAAGCGTCGCACCCATATGAATATCGTCTGGGGCGGGGCCGCCGGATGCATGCCGGTTGTTGTTGGCTGGGCGGCAGTAACCGACAATCTGCCAGAAGGGGTGCCGCATCAGTGGTGGCAGGCGATCGTATTGTTTATGATCATCTTCTTCTGGACCCCTCCGCACACGTGGGCATTGGCCATGAAGTATAAGGATGATTATGCCGCTGCTGGCGTGCCCATGCTTCCTGTGGTGCGCACCGCCGAGCAGGTGACGAGGCAAATCGTCTGGTACACCCTCGCCACCATTGTCACGACCTTCTTATTGATCCCGGCCGCCGGATGGATTTACGCCGTCATTTCGGTGGTTGCAGGCATCTGGTTCTTGGTGATGGCAATCGTGCTCCATAACGGCATCAAAAATGGCGCTCCCGTCAAGCCTTTGAAGCTTTTTATCCTCTCAAACAACTATCTCGCCTTGTTATTTGTTGGCCTGTCCGTTGACGCCGTGCTCGGCCTCCCGACCATCGGAAGCATGCTGGGTTGGACCACCACTTTCTTCTAA
- the tkt gene encoding transketolase has translation MTLSPELQALTTRNYPADWTDTDTLAVDTVRVLAADAVQKCGSGHPGTAMSLAPLAYTLFQRVMNLDPNDTEWAGRDRFVLSCGHSSLTQYIQLYLGGFGLELDDLKALRTWGSLTPGHPEYRHTKGVEITTGPLGQGLASAVGMAMAARRERALFDPAAPAGTSPFDHYIYVIASDGDLQEGVTAEACSLAGTQELGNLIVFWDDNHISIEEDTAIAFTEKVVDRYKAYGWQVLEIEGGEDVVAFEAAVAEAKKDTSRPTFIRVRTVIGYPAPNKMNSGAVHGAALGDAEVAGTKEALGFDPNKTFDVADSVIEHTRKLTERGAAKHAEWQKSFDAWAAANPDNLALFERLSKRELPEDFDAQLPTWDADPKGVATRKASEATLQALGKTLPELWGGSADLAGSNNTVIKGEPSFGPASITTETWSTEPGGRNLHFGIREHAMGSIINGIALHGGTRAYGGTFLIFSDYMRPAVRLAALMGTDAYYVWTHDSIGLGEDGPTHQPVEQLASLRAIPGVSMLRPADANETAAAWRAALLYKESPKGLALTRQNVPVLEGTKEKAREGVVRGAYVLVEGSKETPDVILMGTGSEVQLAVEAAKTLEAEGVAARVVSVPCLDWFLEQDAEYQESVLPTAVTARVSVEAGIAMPWYRLLGTKGRAVSLEHFGASAPYEKLFEEFGITAEAVVAAAHESLDA, from the coding sequence GTGACTTTGTCTCCTGAGCTTCAGGCTCTCACCACTCGCAACTACCCTGCCGATTGGACCGACACCGACACCCTAGCCGTGGACACCGTCCGCGTGCTGGCAGCCGATGCCGTTCAAAAGTGCGGTTCCGGACACCCGGGCACCGCGATGTCTCTGGCGCCTTTGGCATACACCCTGTTCCAGCGAGTGATGAACCTCGACCCGAACGACACCGAGTGGGCCGGCCGTGACCGCTTCGTACTGTCTTGTGGTCACTCTTCCCTGACTCAATACATCCAGCTTTACTTGGGCGGATTTGGCCTCGAGCTTGACGATCTCAAGGCGCTGCGCACATGGGGTTCTTTGACCCCAGGGCACCCGGAATACCGCCACACCAAGGGTGTGGAAATCACCACCGGCCCGCTCGGGCAAGGCCTCGCTTCCGCGGTCGGCATGGCCATGGCAGCCCGTCGTGAGCGCGCACTATTCGACCCCGCAGCCCCCGCTGGTACTTCGCCTTTCGATCACTACATCTACGTCATCGCCTCCGACGGCGACCTGCAGGAAGGCGTTACCGCTGAGGCGTGCTCGTTGGCAGGCACGCAAGAGCTGGGCAACCTCATCGTGTTCTGGGATGACAACCACATCTCCATCGAAGAGGACACCGCCATTGCTTTCACCGAAAAGGTCGTCGACCGCTACAAGGCATATGGCTGGCAGGTTCTCGAGATCGAGGGCGGCGAGGACGTCGTCGCTTTCGAGGCTGCTGTCGCAGAGGCAAAGAAGGATACATCCCGCCCGACCTTCATCCGCGTACGTACCGTCATCGGCTACCCTGCCCCGAACAAGATGAACTCTGGTGCGGTTCACGGTGCCGCCCTAGGCGATGCCGAGGTTGCTGGCACCAAGGAGGCATTGGGCTTCGATCCAAACAAGACCTTCGACGTTGCCGATTCTGTCATCGAGCACACCCGCAAGCTGACCGAGCGCGGCGCCGCAAAGCACGCCGAGTGGCAAAAGTCCTTCGACGCATGGGCTGCCGCCAACCCCGACAACCTCGCACTTTTCGAGCGTCTGAGCAAGCGTGAGCTTCCGGAAGACTTCGATGCGCAGCTTCCTACCTGGGATGCCGACCCGAAGGGTGTTGCAACCCGTAAGGCCTCTGAGGCTACCTTGCAGGCACTGGGCAAGACCCTGCCTGAGCTGTGGGGCGGTTCCGCCGACTTGGCCGGCTCCAACAACACCGTCATCAAGGGCGAACCTTCCTTCGGCCCGGCCTCCATCACTACCGAGACCTGGAGCACCGAGCCCGGTGGACGCAACCTGCACTTCGGCATCCGCGAGCATGCCATGGGCTCGATCATCAATGGCATTGCGTTGCACGGTGGCACCCGCGCCTACGGCGGCACCTTCCTCATCTTCTCCGATTACATGCGCCCGGCTGTTCGCCTGGCAGCCCTGATGGGCACCGACGCCTACTACGTCTGGACCCACGACTCCATTGGCCTTGGCGAGGACGGCCCGACCCACCAGCCGGTCGAGCAGCTTGCTTCGCTGCGCGCCATCCCCGGCGTTTCCATGCTGCGTCCCGCCGACGCAAACGAGACCGCAGCAGCATGGCGCGCCGCATTGCTGTACAAGGAGTCGCCCAAGGGTCTGGCCCTGACCCGTCAGAACGTCCCCGTTTTGGAGGGCACGAAGGAGAAGGCTCGCGAGGGCGTCGTTCGCGGCGCCTACGTTCTGGTCGAAGGCTCCAAGGAAACTCCTGACGTTATTCTCATGGGTACCGGCTCCGAGGTTCAGTTGGCCGTCGAAGCAGCGAAGACCCTCGAAGCCGAGGGCGTGGCTGCACGAGTGGTTTCGGTTCCTTGCCTGGATTGGTTCCTCGAGCAGGACGCCGAGTACCAAGAGTCGGTCCTTCCTACTGCGGTCACGGCACGAGTTTCCGTCGAGGCTGGCATCGCGATGCCGTGGTACCGCCTGCTGGGCACCAAGGGCCGCGCGGTGTCGCTCGAGCACTTCGGCGCATCGGCACCCTATGAGAAGCTCTTTGAGGAATTCGGCATTACCGCCGAGGCCGTCGTCGCGGCCGCACACGAGTCGCTAGACGCCTAG